AAGTATTTAAGTTTGCTTTTGATTTTAAGTGGCCTGCTTTTTTTATTACCTATTCATATCAGTGAACTTCCAAGTCAATTATCAGGAAAAGTTATGAAGGTGAGTGAGAATTATTGTTATTTAAAAACTGATATAGGAACAGTGAAACTCTATCATGATGAGCAATTAGAGTACAATGATTTAATTAGCGTCAATGTGAAACCTTTAGATATGAATGAAAATACAAATGATTATGCATTTAATGAAAAACTTTATTTATATGGTCAACGTGTCTTTTATAAAGCAACATGTCAAAAACTGCTGACACAAGAGCACAATCCTAGTTTTTATCATTGGTTACAACAACGTTTTTCAAATCAAACACAGATTCAAGATTATCAACGTTTATTTTTACTTGGAGAAAGAAGTGAATCAATAGAAAATGATTATCAGCAGCTTGCTCAATTATCACTGGTTCATTTATTTGCTTTATCAGGAATGCATATTCATATTTTAGTATTAGGATTCAAAAGAATTTTTGGTCTTTTTTTTCAGCAATTCTTATCACGTCTTTTTAGCTATTTTTGTTTAGCAATCTATATTTTTTCCTTGCCTATGCAAATTTCTTTGTATCGGGCTTTTTTTGTTCTTGTTTTATATGATCTTTTTAAAAAATGGTTTCATGAATTAGATGTTTTATCTTTTTTAGTCATTGTTTCTTTATTTTATAATCCTTATATTATCTATAATATTTCTTTTGTTTTTTCCTATTTTATATATTTTATTGTTATTTTGACAAAACAAAGAAAAAATTCATCATTACTTATTTATACCTCAACACTCCCCATTATTTTAAATTTAAACTATCAGATTCCATTAATCAGTTATCTTGTCAGTTCATTTCTTACACCTTATATTGAAATCTTTTATGGATTATGCTGGTTATCAGTCCTTGGCTTATGGAGTATTCCGATTTTATCTGTATGGATTTCTTTATTTCAAAGTCTTTTATCTTT
The sequence above is drawn from the Candidatus Stoquefichus sp. SB1 genome and encodes:
- a CDS encoding ComEC/Rec2 family competence protein, which translates into the protein MFIRYHLFYYAIGCLLVVLGRFCHPIFYFVFMMIGLWGLWRFGWKYLSLLLILSGLLFLLPIHISELPSQLSGKVMKVSENYCYLKTDIGTVKLYHDEQLEYNDLISVNVKPLDMNENTNDYAFNEKLYLYGQRVFYKATCQKLLTQEHNPSFYHWLQQRFSNQTQIQDYQRLFLLGERSESIENDYQQLAQLSLVHLFALSGMHIHILVLGFKRIFGLFFQQFLSRLFSYFCLAIYIFSLPMQISLYRAFFVLVLYDLFKKWFHELDVLSFLVIVSLFYNPYIIYNISFVFSYFIYFIVILTKQRKNSSLLIYTSTLPIILNLNYQIPLISYLVSSFLTPYIEIFYGLCWLSVLGLWSIPILSVWISLFQSLLSFLDALTPFLNIAKPNFLFIVVYYIIYFLILYSLELKQPIQKYIAIMLALFISFFVYSRYKIYGEITMIDVGQGDCTLIRLPMNQGNILIDTGGIKDYDLATQTLIPYFRAIGIDQLDYVYISHNDYDHCGALTSLHEHFPIKHIVESYEQKRQIGCATIQMLKSDRIYTEKNDQSLVMYVQLPACSLLLTGDASTQVESDLSSQLQNLDVDILKVSHHGSRSATSSQFLNDITPSIAMIGVKKNNLYHHPSDEVIERLQRKKITILRTDQDGMFHIRFYGKSRYILK